GCACGATCCGCGTAAATGCCCTGCGCCAGTGCGAGTACGTCAGACGTGAGCCACGCGGGATCGAGAGTGAGTGGGCGAAAAGGATTACCGAAGATGTCACGAAACAATTTCAGATGCAACGACTCAACCTGTTCGCGATCGAGATCGGCCACTGAAAGGTTCGCAGTTGAAGACATGAGTTTGTACCACCGCGGATGATAAGCCGTCACAACGGTGCCATCTGCGGCGTTCATGACGATCTGAGCCACGTTACTGGCAGCAATCGCACCTTCCCGAAATATCCGTTCAGCAACGGCATGTGATTCACGAAGTTGCGTCGCATCCTGGTGATCCGCGAACCGCTCGATCGCTTCTAGAACAGCCCGGAGTTCGTTCGGAATGTGCGCCCACACGAGCCGCAGTGCCGCGACAACGAGAAGGCGGAATTTCCGCTCTTCCGAAACCGATGCGGGGCGGTTGGGGGCGCCGAAGTATCTCGCCAGACGCCACAATTCAACGCACGTGTCCCAACTTTCAGCATCGAACGTTGGTGTCACCCACTGTTCGCAACTGACCATCGCCCTACCCCAAGCGGCTCATTTTGATCGCACCGCCAACAATCGTGGCCACCGCGCGGCCGGTGACCGCGGTGCCGTGGAACGGTGTGTTGCGGCTCTTCGACTTCGACTCGGTTTTGTCGATCATCCATTTCGCTTTGGGGTCGATCACCGTTACGTCAGCCGGCTTCCCGGTTTGCAGCGTGCCGCGATCGATCCCGAGCACCGCAGCGGGGTTACACGTCATCTTCGCCAGCATGCGAGGCCACGTAAGGTGCCCCGGCTCGATTAGGTGCGTCACACACAGCGGCAGGAACGTTTCCAGGCCCAGAATACCGTTCGGCGCTTGGTCGAGTTCGCGTTCTTTCTTCTCGGGAGCGTGCGGAGCGTGGTCGGTTGCCAGCACCGTGAGGGTGTCGTCCTTGAGGCCGTCGAGAATCGCCTGCCGATCCGCTTCGGTACGCAACGGCGGCGACATCTTGTAGTTACTGTCGAACGACCGGAGGGTTTCGTCCGTCAGGATGAAGTGGTGCGGACACGCCTCCCCGCTGATCCAGAACGACGGCTTCCCGGCGGCCTTCAGCGATTCAGCTTTCTTGCGCCCCTGTCGAATGAGGTCGACGCCACCAGCCGTCGAAACGTGCAGAATGTGGACCTTCCCGCCGGTCAGTTCCGCGAGCACGATGTCGCGGTAAATCATGATGTCTTCCGCCACTCCCGGCATCCCGCGGAGGCCGAGCTGCGTGCTCACCAGCCCCTCATTCATCACGCCGCCCTGCGTGAGTTCGAGGATCTCGGCGTGAACCAGAACGGCCTTGTCGAACATCTTGCAGTATTCGAGCGCCCGCCGCATGATCTCGGCCGAGTACACCGGCGCGCCGTCGTCCGTGAACGCGACCGCACCGCCCTCGGCCAGTCCGCCCAGTTCCGCCAACTCCTTCCCGGCGCGTTCTTTAGTAACTGCCCCAATGGGGAACACGTTGCAGAACCCCGCGCGCTGGGCCTGGTGGATCACGAACTCGACGGCCATGCGCGTGTCAAGCCCCGGCTCGGTGTTCGGCATGCACGCGACCGACGTGACGCCCCCCGCGACCGCGGCTTCTGTCCCCGTCGCGATGGTTTCGTCCTCTTCGCGCCCCGGTTCGCGCAGGTGAACGTGCATGTCGATGATGCCCGGCGACACAATCAATCCGGTGCAATCGAGCGTTTTCACGTCACCGGAGATGCCCGCGGGCCGCACCCCAGTGCCCGCGATCTTGCCGTCCGCGAGCCACAAATCGGTGACCTGATCGAAGTCGCGCGACGGGTCGATGACGCGGCCGTTACGGAGGTGGAGTGGGGTCGACATCGTAAGTCTCAATCGCAAATGAGGTGAAAACAAATCGCGCCCGGCAGGGCGACGCTTGACTGCGCGAAAAAACGCCGGGAACCGCACCCGTGCGGCCCCGGCGTCGCGTGGGTTGCCGTGTAGCCGCTTAGCGGTTGCGGAGCCGGGCGAACAGCCCGCGGCGCTGCTTGGTTGGCTCGCTGTAGCTGGCCGTCATGACGGCGCCACTGGTCGTGCCGCTCGCCACAACGACGTTCGCGTCCTTGGTGCCCGGCATCGGGGCCGCGCTGGTCTTGCCCGCGCCCGGCATCGGCATCGGGGCCGGCGGGGTGGTCGACGGCATCGGCGTGGCGCTGGTCGCCGGAACAGTGGTGACCGGACCGGTCGCGTAGGTGGTCGTCCCGCGGTTACGGAGCCGCGCGAACAGCCCGCGGCGGGGCGACGCGGTCGTCACTGAACCGTACTCGACAACCGGGGTACTCGGCGTACCCGCGACGACCGGGGTCGCGGTGGCCGCGGGCTTGTCCTCAGCGCCACCAACGGACGCGGCCAGGGCTACCACCGCGACCGCGAACAGGAACCGCTTCATGATGCTTCCTCCTGAAACACTCTGATCCCCGAACCGCCATTCAGCCGGGCGATCAGGTGGGAACAGTTTAGCGACCGCGCCGGAGAGGGGGAATAGTCCGGTCCAAAGTGGCACGCCGGTTGCGTGAATCGTGCCTTCAAGTAGCCGCGGCGCTTCGGTTTCCGCGCCCACGGCAGCGCGCCCTGGAGAAAGCACAATGAGTTCCGCTGTTCCCACATACCCGGTTGGTTCCGTTCCCCCTGGCGTTGCCCCCGCAGCGGTACCATTTAGCGGAGGGCCGGTACCGGACGAAGAGATCCGCGTTTACGGGCACAGCAATCTCTTCTACTGGTGGCCCGTTTGGGCGGTCGCGTTCCTCATGGCCGGCCTGACGTTTCTCGACGGACACGTCATGGCGATCGTCCCACGCGGAACGATGGTCGAACAGGGGCAAACGGCTCCCGGAACCGACAAAACGCGCGACGTTCTTCTAACGCCTCCGGGTGAAACTGTTCCGCCCGCGACCGCCACCAATAGCGACCCTTCGCCGCGCCTTCGGGTAGCAGCCAACAACAATTATGGGGTTGTGTTTACCGGCGTCCTGCTCCTCGTGGTCACAATCACCAACTTAACGCTGCGTGGGCTGGCGTCGGTGATTGCCATCGCGGTACTAGTCATCCTCGGGCTTGTGGTTGCGCTGTTCGGCTGGTGGGACCAGGTGCTCTTCTGGCTCGGGGGGGTGGACGTGCGCATGAACGCGGGCGGCTACCTCGCGATCGGCATCCCACTATTCCTGATCTGGGCGTTCTCGACGTTCATTTACGACCACTACACCTATCTCATCGTCACTCGCGGGCAGGTGCGCATCCGCCGGGAAATCGGCGACGGAGAACTCGCGGTCGATACGTCCGGGCTGCTGCTCGAAAAGAAGCGCGACGACCTGTTCCGTCACTGGTTGCTGGGCCTCGGTAGCGGCGACCTGCACGTGAAGACGGGTGGCCCCGCGAACCTCGACTTCGAGCTGAATAACGTACTGTTCATTGGCTCGAAAATGGCACGCATCCAGGATCTGATTCGCGAGAAGGAAATTGCTCCGCAAGCGGCCACTGCGTGAACCGAAACAACAAAAAGCGTTGCGGCCCCGATATTTCCGGGGCCGCATTCGTTTAAGACAGCGTTACGCGGCCTTGCTCAACTCACTCAGAACTGCCATTCGCACCGCAAGACCGTTGGTGACCTGATCGAGAATCGCGGAGTTCGGTCCGTCCGCGACCTCGGGCGTGATCTCGACCCCGCGGTTGATCGGTCCCGGGGCCAGCAACAGCACATTCTGCTTTGCCTTCTTCATGCGATCACCGTCCACGCCGAACAGCAACCGGTACTCGCGAATCGACGGGAACAGCCCGCTCCGCTGGCGCTCGAACTGCACGCGGAGCAGGTTCAGCACGTCACAACGCGGGAGCACATCATCGAGCTTGTCCGCGATCTCGACCCCGAACTGAGCCACCTCCGACGGAACCAGCGTGGTCGGGCCACACACGATCACCTTCGCGCCGAGGGCCGTGAGAGCGTGGATGTTGCTTCGAGCCACGCGACTGTGCGCGATGTCCCCGACCAGCCCCACCGTTAAGCCCTGCACGCGACCGAGTTTCTTGCGAATGGTGAAGATGTCGAGCAGCGCTTGTGTGGGGTGCTCGTGTGCACCGTCGCCCGCGTTCACAACGCGAACGTGCGGCGCGAGGTGCTTCGCGAGCACGTGTGGCGCGCCCGGCGACGAATGGCGCACGACCACCATGTCGATGCCCATCGCCTCAATGTTCTTCGCGGTGTCAATGAACGTTTCGCCCTTCGACGTGCTCGATCCGCTCGGCGAAAAATCGAGCACGTCCGCGCCGAGCCGGCGCGCGGCCAGGCCGAAGCTCATCCGCGTGCGCGTAGACGGCTCGTAGAACAAATTGACGACGACCTTTCCTTTGAGGTCATCGCGTTTCGGCACGTCTCCCACGCCGACACCGGCGAATTTCTCCGCCGCGTCGAAAAGGCGGTTCAGCCCCGCCGCCGACATCCCTTCCAGCCCCAACAAGTGCTTCATATAGCTCTCCGAGCGAGCAGTCGGCAGCCAACCGTTCGCCTAACCCCGCTTCAACCCGCGCCCCGGTCGCGCGTTCGTGCGCTCGCCACTGAGCAGCACGGGCGTACCGTTCACAAATACGTGTTCCACGCCGACCGCAAGCGCCTTGCCGTCATCGTATGTGGAACGGTCCGCGATTGTGTCCGCATCGAATACCACCACATCGGCCGCCAGCCCCTCGCGAATCAGTCCGCGGTCCTTCAGCCCGAACCGGCGCGAAACGTGATACGAGCACTTCATCACGGCCTCTTCGAGCGTCCAGTCGCCGTTACGCACGTGATGGCCGAGGTAGCGTGCAAAACACCCAGTTCCGCGCGGGTGCGGCTTTCCACCCACGTAAATGCCATCGCTGCCGGCCATCATCAGCGGGTGCTTCAGCAACTTCAGAACGTCCGATTCTTGGCGCTCCGCAAAGTGCCGAATCACACATCCGGCCGCAAGATCCGTTGCGATGAGCAGATCGCACGTGAAATCCAGCACCGATTGCCCGCACAGCTCAGCGGCCTGCGGCAGTGCTTGCCCTTCGAGGTGGCGATACTTGTCGTGCGGCAGACTCGCGAGCCGGATCGTTTCGATCGGGAATCGTGGGTTCGCGAATGCGATTTCGAGATTCTTGCGCGTCGCGGGGAGCTTCAATCGCTCGACCGTGGCCTCGATACCGCCCTCGAGCGTTTCCGGCGGGAGCGTGAGCATCGCGACAATGGTGCTGCCGTAGAGGTAGCAGTACAGGTCGAAGGTTACGTCCACACCTCCAGCGCGAGCGGCATCGAGTAACGGAATCGTTTGATCGGCGAGGCAGTTGAAGTGCGACACGTGAACCCCACACCGAGCGCGTTTCCCGATATTGAACACTTCCTGTAACGCGGCTGGCGCCTTCTCCCGGTTGTACCCGCGCATGTGGGTCACGTACACGCCACCGAACGGCACTATCTCTTCACACAAGGCCGTTAGTTCGTCTTCGTCCGCGTAGATGCTCGGCACGTAGTCCAATCCGCTGGAAAGGCCGACCGCGCCCTGTTCCATTCCTTCGCGCACGAGCACTTTCATCCGCGAAAGTTCGCTCGCTGTGGGCTTTCTGGGGTCAAGCCCCATCACCTCCATCCGAACGTTGCCGTTGGGAATCAGAACACAGGCGTTGATGGAAGACTGCCCGTCGAACTGTGCGAGGAACTCACCAATCGAATGCCAGTCGTGCCCGGGTGTTGGGAGGTTCCCATTAAACCCCGCGGTGTAGCGACGCATGTACGCCATCGTTGCCGGCGACGCGGGCGCGAACGCGACTCCGTCCTGACCGATGACGTGTGTGGTTACGCCCTGCTGGACGCCCTGTTCGTGGATGGGATCGGCAAGCAACGGTAAGTCGCCGTGAACGTGAGCGTCCACGAACCCGGGGCATACCACCTTCCCGGTCGCGTCGATCGTCTGCTTCGCACTCGCCCGACCGAGAGCACCGACGGCCGAAATGCGGTCATCAGTGATCCCCACGTCTGCTGTAATCCACGGAAGTCCGGTGCCGTCAACGACGCGCCCGTTGCGAATGAGATAGTCGAACATGGGGGCCGCGCCGTGTGGAGGGGTTGTGAAGAACAATACCGCTGACTCGATACGCGGACCAGTTGAATCACGCCCGCGGCGCGGGATGGCGTGCCCCTGTTAGATGCGGTACAACAGCACTTCGTTTATTCTGCCGATCCACCATTCCGGGCACACTATGGCCGCCGCACACACGGTCCCGTACAAGCACATCCTGGCCGGGTTGATCGGCGGGGCCGCACTCGGGTGCGGGGCAAACGCACTCGTCGAAAACGGCACCCTGGACCACGCGGTCGTCGCCGGAGCGGTGAAGTACGTCACCAAACCGGTCGGCGACATTTTCATCAACTTGCTGTACATGGCGATCATTCCGCTCGTGTTCGCGTCGCTCGCGGTCGGCGTGACACGACTCGGCGGCGGGGCCAACGTCGGCCGCATCGGGCTGAAGACGATCACGTACTTCATCGTGACCACCGCGTGCGCCGCGGCCATCGGCCTGACGCTGGTGAACGTGATCCGGCCGGGCGAGCGCGTGCCACCGGAGCAGAAAGAAAAGTTGATGGCGACGTTCGGGTCGAAGGCGGACGAGCGACTAGCGAAGAAAGGTGCGTTCGGCGTCGAAACGTTCGTAAACATCGTCCCGCGCTACCCGCTGAAAGCGTTCGTAGAGAGCGACATGCTCGCGGTCATCTTCAGCGCGCTCGTAGTCGGCATCGCGCTTACTCGAATCGAGTCACAGCGCGCGAGCCTCATCATCGATCTCCTCGAAGGGGTCAATCAGATCGCCGATTTCGTCCTGCGGCTCGCGATGTCCATCGCCCCCTACGCGGTGTTTTGTCTGATCTTCTCTACCACGGCCGAACTCGGGTACGACATCCTGGTCGCACTGGCCGCGTTCGTGTTCACGGTTCTGGGCGGACTCGCGATCCACCTGTGCGTCGTGCTGCCGGTACTGGTGAAATACCTGGGCGGAATGTCCCCGCTCGAATTCTTTAAGCGGGCGCGCGGCACAATGTTGACCGCGTTCAGTACCAGTTCGTCCAGCGCCACGCTTCCCACAGCAATGAAGTGCGCCGAAGAAGAGTTGAACGTGCCCCCGAGCGTGTCGCGGTTCGTGCTGCCGCTGAGTGCGAGCATGAATCACAACGGCACCGCACTGTTCGAGTCGGTGACGGTCCTGTTCCTGGCGCAAGCGTTTCTCCCGCCAGAAATCACCCTCTCGCTCGGCGACCAACTCGTGGTACTGCTGCTGTGTATTTTGACCGCGACCGGCATGGCCGGCGTCCCGGGCGGGTCGCTCCCGCTCATCGGGATGATTATCGTCACCGCAACGAAGGGACACGTTCCCGCTGGTGCCATTGCTCTGGTGCTGGGCGTGGACCGCATTCTCGACATGTGCCGCACGACGGTGAACGTGACCGCGGACCTGACGACCGCCGTCTTCGTGGCTCGGAGCGAGCCGGCCATTGATGCACTACCAACACCGGCCGAGAAAGCCGCGGACGCGCACAGCGCGAAAGCGCCCGAATAGCCGCGTTTCGCGCGATGCAGGCGCTCAGATCGTTTTCACCCACGGGCGCACGTCCACGCCG
This region of Gemmata massiliana genomic DNA includes:
- a CDS encoding dihydroorotase; amino-acid sequence: MSTPLHLRNGRVIDPSRDFDQVTDLWLADGKIAGTGVRPAGISGDVKTLDCTGLIVSPGIIDMHVHLREPGREEDETIATGTEAAVAGGVTSVACMPNTEPGLDTRMAVEFVIHQAQRAGFCNVFPIGAVTKERAGKELAELGGLAEGGAVAFTDDGAPVYSAEIMRRALEYCKMFDKAVLVHAEILELTQGGVMNEGLVSTQLGLRGMPGVAEDIMIYRDIVLAELTGGKVHILHVSTAGGVDLIRQGRKKAESLKAAGKPSFWISGEACPHHFILTDETLRSFDSNYKMSPPLRTEADRQAILDGLKDDTLTVLATDHAPHAPEKKERELDQAPNGILGLETFLPLCVTHLIEPGHLTWPRMLAKMTCNPAAVLGIDRGTLQTGKPADVTVIDPKAKWMIDKTESKSKSRNTPFHGTAVTGRAVATIVGGAIKMSRLG
- a CDS encoding aspartate carbamoyltransferase catalytic subunit, which codes for MKHLLGLEGMSAAGLNRLFDAAEKFAGVGVGDVPKRDDLKGKVVVNLFYEPSTRTRMSFGLAARRLGADVLDFSPSGSSTSKGETFIDTAKNIEAMGIDMVVVRHSSPGAPHVLAKHLAPHVRVVNAGDGAHEHPTQALLDIFTIRKKLGRVQGLTVGLVGDIAHSRVARSNIHALTALGAKVIVCGPTTLVPSEVAQFGVEIADKLDDVLPRCDVLNLLRVQFERQRSGLFPSIREYRLLFGVDGDRMKKAKQNVLLLAPGPINRGVEITPEVADGPNSAILDQVTNGLAVRMAVLSELSKAA
- a CDS encoding N-acyl-D-amino-acid deacylase family protein, with amino-acid sequence MFDYLIRNGRVVDGTGLPWITADVGITDDRISAVGALGRASAKQTIDATGKVVCPGFVDAHVHGDLPLLADPIHEQGVQQGVTTHVIGQDGVAFAPASPATMAYMRRYTAGFNGNLPTPGHDWHSIGEFLAQFDGQSSINACVLIPNGNVRMEVMGLDPRKPTASELSRMKVLVREGMEQGAVGLSSGLDYVPSIYADEDELTALCEEIVPFGGVYVTHMRGYNREKAPAALQEVFNIGKRARCGVHVSHFNCLADQTIPLLDAARAGGVDVTFDLYCYLYGSTIVAMLTLPPETLEGGIEATVERLKLPATRKNLEIAFANPRFPIETIRLASLPHDKYRHLEGQALPQAAELCGQSVLDFTCDLLIATDLAAGCVIRHFAERQESDVLKLLKHPLMMAGSDGIYVGGKPHPRGTGCFARYLGHHVRNGDWTLEEAVMKCSYHVSRRFGLKDRGLIREGLAADVVVFDADTIADRSTYDDGKALAVGVEHVFVNGTPVLLSGERTNARPGRGLKRG
- a CDS encoding dicarboxylate/amino acid:cation symporter — encoded protein: MAAAHTVPYKHILAGLIGGAALGCGANALVENGTLDHAVVAGAVKYVTKPVGDIFINLLYMAIIPLVFASLAVGVTRLGGGANVGRIGLKTITYFIVTTACAAAIGLTLVNVIRPGERVPPEQKEKLMATFGSKADERLAKKGAFGVETFVNIVPRYPLKAFVESDMLAVIFSALVVGIALTRIESQRASLIIDLLEGVNQIADFVLRLAMSIAPYAVFCLIFSTTAELGYDILVALAAFVFTVLGGLAIHLCVVLPVLVKYLGGMSPLEFFKRARGTMLTAFSTSSSSATLPTAMKCAEEELNVPPSVSRFVLPLSASMNHNGTALFESVTVLFLAQAFLPPEITLSLGDQLVVLLLCILTATGMAGVPGGSLPLIGMIIVTATKGHVPAGAIALVLGVDRILDMCRTTVNVTADLTTAVFVARSEPAIDALPTPAEKAADAHSAKAPE